Proteins found in one Amycolatopsis aidingensis genomic segment:
- a CDS encoding MCE family protein yields MSRSTGPVLKLTVFATVTVFLTALLGLTIANVDFGPQRHYVARFSDVLGLNPGDDVRMSGVRVGQVEQITPTAPEYAEVRFSVEAGRPIAADATAALKFRNLIGQRYLALDSDAPAPGEELPAGGTIPLARTTPAVNLTELLNGFRPLFNALEPEQVNQLSGQLIQVLQGEGGTIDGILRHTASLTGTLADRDEVIGRVIGNLNTVLDTVNSRGDRLAGLIGQTRALVSGLAAQREPIGAAVSAMGELADSTSGLLERARDPLRRGIAGLGRLSGNLNDSAGLVQEFLSTLPRKTATFTRVVSYGSWLNFYLCGLSGRVGIDTLNAEVPILPLPLTETAPRCRP; encoded by the coding sequence GCCCGCAGCGGCACTATGTGGCGCGGTTCAGCGATGTGCTCGGGCTCAACCCCGGCGACGACGTGCGCATGTCCGGGGTCCGGGTCGGGCAGGTGGAGCAGATCACCCCGACCGCCCCGGAGTACGCCGAGGTGCGGTTCAGCGTGGAGGCCGGCCGCCCGATCGCCGCCGATGCCACCGCGGCGCTGAAGTTCCGCAACCTGATCGGCCAGCGCTACCTGGCGCTGGACTCGGACGCGCCGGCGCCGGGGGAGGAACTGCCCGCTGGCGGGACGATCCCGCTGGCACGTACCACCCCCGCGGTGAACCTGACCGAGCTGCTGAACGGGTTCCGGCCGCTGTTCAACGCGCTGGAACCGGAACAGGTCAACCAGCTGTCCGGGCAGCTGATCCAGGTACTGCAGGGGGAGGGCGGCACGATCGACGGAATCCTGCGGCACACCGCATCGCTGACCGGCACCCTGGCCGACCGGGACGAGGTGATCGGACGGGTGATCGGCAACCTGAACACCGTCCTGGACACGGTGAACTCCCGCGGTGACCGGCTGGCCGGGCTGATCGGGCAGACCAGGGCGCTGGTCTCCGGCCTGGCCGCGCAACGCGAACCGATCGGCGCCGCGGTGAGCGCCATGGGTGAGCTGGCGGACAGCACGAGCGGGCTGCTGGAGCGGGCGCGGGATCCGCTGCGCCGCGGCATCGCCGGGCTCGGCAGGCTCAGCGGCAACCTGAACGACTCCGCCGGCCTCGTCCAGGAGTTCCTCAGCACCCTCCCGCGCAAGACCGCCACCTTCACCCGCGTGGTCAGCTACGGCAGCTGGCTCAACTTCTACCTGTGCGGGCTCAGCGGCCGGGTGGGCATCGACACGCTGAACGCCGAGGTGCCGATCCTGCCGCTGCCGCTGACCGAGACCGCCCCGAGGTGCCGCCCGTGA
- a CDS encoding MCE family protein, translated as MKPFRERDLPMLGLATTVVLGLTVLAALNAERLPLIGAGGTTYAAEFAEAAGLTDAAEVRANGVQVGQVRQVELAGDHIRVEFTVAGIRLGDRSTAAIEIKTLLGQKYLAVQPAGEAAQDPGTPIPRERTSVPYDLGPVVDDLGATLGEVDTGQLARSFEVLAETFAGSPRHVRDALDGLAAVSATIASRDAELAALLRNTNQVGGVLAERDAEFRALLSDGNALLAEIQRRKSAIDRLLAATVRLAGEVRGLIADNRDQLAPALSELDKVTALLERNQENLARGLANLAPFARMSNNAIGNGRWFDVYMCGLLPPSVHTGPLAVNPRGCRPPYGGSR; from the coding sequence GTGAAACCCTTCCGTGAACGTGATCTCCCCATGCTCGGGCTGGCCACCACCGTGGTGCTCGGGCTGACCGTGCTCGCCGCGCTGAACGCCGAGCGGCTGCCGCTGATCGGTGCCGGCGGCACCACCTACGCCGCCGAGTTCGCCGAGGCGGCCGGGCTCACCGACGCCGCCGAGGTCAGGGCGAACGGGGTGCAGGTCGGCCAGGTGCGGCAGGTGGAGCTGGCAGGCGACCACATCCGGGTGGAGTTCACCGTGGCCGGGATACGGCTCGGCGACCGCAGTACGGCCGCCATCGAGATCAAGACCCTGCTCGGCCAGAAGTACCTGGCCGTGCAGCCGGCGGGCGAGGCGGCACAGGACCCCGGCACCCCGATCCCGCGCGAGCGCACCAGCGTGCCCTACGACCTCGGCCCGGTGGTCGACGATCTGGGCGCCACCCTCGGCGAGGTCGACACCGGGCAACTGGCCCGGAGTTTCGAGGTGCTTGCCGAGACCTTCGCGGGCAGCCCCCGGCATGTGCGGGACGCGCTGGACGGGCTGGCCGCGGTCTCGGCGACCATCGCCTCCAGGGACGCCGAGCTGGCCGCGCTGCTGCGCAACACCAACCAGGTCGGTGGCGTCCTCGCCGAACGGGACGCGGAGTTCCGCGCGCTGCTTTCCGACGGCAACGCGCTGCTGGCGGAGATCCAGCGGCGCAAGTCGGCCATCGACCGGCTGCTGGCCGCCACCGTCCGGCTGGCCGGCGAGGTCCGTGGCCTGATCGCCGACAACCGGGACCAGCTCGCGCCCGCACTGTCCGAACTGGACAAGGTGACCGCCCTGCTGGAACGCAACCAGGAGAATCTCGCCCGCGGGCTGGCGAACCTCGCGCCGTTCGCGCGGATGTCCAACAACGCCATCGGGAACGGTCGCTGGTTCGATGTCTACATGTGCGGCCTGCTGCCCCCGAGCGTGCACACCGGACCGCTCGCGGTGAACCCGCGGGGCTGCCGCCCGCCGTACGGGGGGTCGCGATGA
- a CDS encoding MCE family protein, whose translation MTRARPASRGYRLLVLACVGLLVLATGLWWFARIRDGHTFTAYFDRAVGVYAGSDVRVLGMRVGAVREVVPDGDRVRVRMTVAPEVRIPAGAGAVIIAPTLVSDRYVQLTPVYTGGAVLRPGAVIGLDRTAVPVELDELVRQLDELATALGPEGANSDGALSRALDTGAAVLEGNGARLGRTIERLGAAAETLEGAKGDLFGTIDGLARFTRTLAESDAQLRELSGRLTEVTGFLAGERENLGAAMGSIATALTEVHDFVADNRASVQSNVDKLTGITGALVEQRAALAEVLDVAPLLAANGLNTYDQASGTLQARANLNELTSPPILMVCQLLAQSAPEGVPALLTDTCARLAPILDGTLKLPSVAETVAAIERGELPPLPLPLLDTPGGTSLLGPPEGGGW comes from the coding sequence ATGACCCGCGCCCGCCCCGCATCCCGCGGCTACCGGCTGCTGGTACTGGCCTGCGTGGGGCTGCTGGTGCTGGCCACCGGGTTGTGGTGGTTCGCCCGGATCCGCGACGGCCACACCTTCACCGCCTACTTCGACCGTGCCGTCGGGGTGTACGCGGGCTCCGACGTGCGGGTGCTGGGGATGCGGGTCGGTGCCGTGCGGGAGGTGGTGCCCGATGGCGACCGGGTGCGGGTCCGGATGACCGTGGCGCCGGAGGTACGGATCCCGGCCGGCGCCGGGGCGGTGATCATCGCGCCCACCCTGGTGAGCGACCGCTACGTGCAGCTGACCCCGGTCTACACCGGCGGGGCCGTGCTGCGGCCGGGCGCGGTGATCGGGCTGGACCGCACCGCCGTCCCGGTGGAGCTGGACGAGCTGGTCCGGCAGCTGGACGAACTGGCGACGGCACTCGGCCCGGAAGGCGCCAACTCCGATGGCGCGCTGTCCAGGGCGCTGGACACCGGGGCCGCGGTGCTGGAAGGCAACGGCGCGCGGCTGGGCCGCACCATCGAGCGGCTCGGCGCGGCCGCGGAGACCCTGGAGGGCGCCAAGGGCGACCTGTTCGGCACCATCGACGGGCTGGCCCGGTTCACCAGGACGCTGGCCGAGAGCGACGCCCAGCTGCGCGAGCTGTCCGGGCGGCTCACCGAGGTCACCGGGTTCCTCGCCGGGGAGCGCGAGAACCTCGGCGCCGCCATGGGTTCGATCGCCACCGCACTGACCGAGGTGCACGACTTCGTCGCGGACAACCGGGCGAGCGTGCAATCCAATGTAGACAAATTGACCGGGATCACCGGGGCGCTGGTGGAACAGCGCGCCGCACTGGCCGAGGTGCTGGACGTGGCGCCGCTGCTGGCGGCCAACGGCCTGAACACCTACGACCAGGCCTCCGGGACACTGCAGGCGCGGGCGAACCTGAACGAGCTGACCAGCCCACCGATCCTGATGGTCTGCCAGCTGCTGGCGCAGTCCGCTCCGGAGGGGGTGCCCGCCCTGCTGACCGACACCTGTGCACGGCTGGCGCCGATCCTGGACGGCACGCTGAAACTGCCCTCGGTGGCGGAGACCGTGGCCGCCATCGAGCGCGGCGAGCTGCCACCGCTGCCGCTGCCGCTGCTGGACACCCCGGGCGGCACCTCGCTGCTCGGCCCGCCGGAGGGAGGTGGCTGGTGA
- a CDS encoding MCE family protein, which yields MRGRRLPALLAVLLVAGCTAGVRDLPLPGGADLGERPYRVTLRFADVADLVPQAAVRVGDVPVGRVEEISLAADNRTVHVAVSVRGSVVLPANATGRLRQSSLLGEKFVELAAPRDPAAARLADGDVIGLERTTRGTEVEEVLGAISLLLNGGGLQQVRTITTELNAALSGNTGHIRSLLANIERLVSTLDDQRGDIARALEGVDRLAGTLAAQRDTIAGALDDLTPGLRVLTEQRDQLVGMLRAVDRLAEVAVDTIGRSQADLIADLEALAPTLDKLAEAGTALPRALELLLTFPLPDEGLDIVRGDYANARIKADLRLDKLIANLESAQPVVPLPGNSPTPDPGGGMPAPAPPLPLPRAGQAPAPQEARPTEPDLLGGLLGTLLGGR from the coding sequence ATGCGCGGTCGCCGTCTGCCCGCGCTGCTGGCGGTACTGCTGGTGGCGGGCTGCACCGCGGGGGTTCGGGACCTGCCGCTGCCGGGGGGAGCCGACCTCGGCGAGCGTCCCTACCGGGTCACGCTGCGGTTCGCCGATGTGGCCGATCTGGTCCCGCAGGCGGCGGTACGGGTCGGGGACGTCCCGGTGGGCAGGGTGGAGGAGATCTCCCTCGCGGCGGACAACCGGACGGTGCACGTGGCCGTCTCGGTGCGCGGTTCGGTGGTGCTGCCTGCCAATGCCACCGGCAGGCTGCGGCAGTCCAGCCTGCTGGGGGAGAAATTCGTCGAGCTGGCCGCTCCCAGGGACCCCGCCGCGGCGCGGCTCGCCGACGGGGACGTGATCGGCCTGGAGCGCACCACCCGGGGCACCGAGGTGGAGGAGGTGCTCGGGGCGATCTCGCTGCTGCTGAACGGCGGCGGGCTGCAACAGGTACGCACGATCACCACCGAGCTGAACGCCGCGCTGTCCGGCAACACCGGCCATATCCGTTCCCTGCTGGCCAACATCGAACGACTTGTGTCCACTCTGGACGATCAGCGGGGTGACATCGCGCGGGCGCTGGAAGGAGTGGACCGGCTGGCAGGCACCCTCGCCGCGCAGCGGGACACCATCGCCGGTGCGCTGGACGACCTCACCCCCGGGCTGCGCGTGCTCACCGAGCAGCGGGACCAGCTCGTCGGCATGCTGCGCGCGGTGGACCGGCTCGCGGAGGTCGCGGTGGACACCATCGGCCGGAGCCAGGCCGACCTGATCGCCGACCTGGAGGCGCTGGCTCCCACCCTGGACAAGCTCGCCGAGGCCGGCACCGCGCTGCCGAGGGCACTGGAACTGCTGCTCACCTTCCCGCTCCCGGACGAGGGTCTGGACATCGTGCGTGGCGACTACGCCAACGCGCGGATCAAGGCCGACCTCCGGCTGGACAAGCTGATCGCCAACCTGGAGTCGGCGCAGCCGGTGGTACCGCTGCCCGGCAACAGCCCCACCCCGGACCCCGGCGGCGGCATGCCCGCACCGGCCCCGCCACTGCCGCTGCCGCGGGCGGGCCAGGCCCCTGCGCCGCAGGAGGCGCGGCCCACCGAACCGGACCTGCTCGGCGGGCTGCTCGGCACCCTGCTGGGAGGCCGCTGA
- a CDS encoding MCE family protein has protein sequence MMPRPIRARIALFLVIAVGGVGYAGWHYAGLDRLFGASGYLVTVELPRGGGIFPGAEVTYRGVGVGRVNELRLTADAVEAVLDIDPAAARIPASATAVVTNRSAIGEQYLDLRPDTAAGPYLAEGSRIGAADTVLPPSPDQLLASADALLRSVPVDSLRTVLGELDTALSGAGPQLRRILDATGSLLPEAVRHLPQTTGLLADGRVVLDTQRDLAEPIASFGADLRALSRQLRESDPDIRELINAGPRVARQVRSVLAESGSDFSVLLANLLTTAMVYETRVDGLEQAMVAYAYLPVIGNALFPGDGTAHLGLVLTVFDPPSCTKGYEGTRQRPGSATTEVPPNSDAYCAEPPGSPIGVRGSQNAPYGGAPRPATAPPASEPGTARPDIPGPLGAPGGAGFAGLGALLGVAG, from the coding sequence CTGATGCCGCGCCCCATCCGTGCCCGGATCGCGTTGTTCCTGGTGATCGCGGTAGGCGGGGTCGGGTACGCGGGCTGGCATTACGCCGGGCTGGACCGGCTGTTCGGCGCCAGCGGCTACCTGGTGACCGTGGAACTGCCGCGTGGCGGCGGGATCTTCCCCGGCGCGGAGGTCACCTACCGGGGGGTCGGCGTGGGCAGGGTGAACGAGCTGCGGCTGACCGCGGACGCGGTGGAGGCCGTGCTGGACATCGACCCCGCCGCCGCTCGGATCCCCGCATCGGCCACCGCCGTGGTGACCAACCGCTCGGCGATCGGGGAGCAGTACCTCGACCTGCGCCCGGACACCGCGGCCGGGCCGTACCTGGCCGAGGGGTCCCGGATCGGCGCGGCGGACACCGTGCTGCCGCCGTCCCCGGACCAACTGCTGGCCAGCGCCGACGCCCTGCTGCGCAGCGTGCCGGTGGACTCGCTGCGGACCGTGCTCGGTGAGCTGGACACCGCGCTGTCCGGGGCGGGGCCGCAACTGCGGCGGATCCTGGACGCCACCGGATCGCTGCTGCCCGAGGCCGTGCGGCACCTGCCGCAGACCACCGGGCTGCTCGCCGACGGCCGGGTGGTGCTGGACACCCAGCGCGACCTCGCCGAGCCGATCGCCAGCTTCGGTGCCGACCTGCGGGCGTTGTCGCGGCAGCTAAGGGAGTCCGATCCGGATATCCGCGAGCTGATCAACGCCGGGCCGCGGGTGGCGCGGCAGGTCCGCTCGGTGCTGGCCGAGTCCGGCTCCGACTTCTCCGTGCTGCTGGCCAACCTGCTCACCACCGCCATGGTGTACGAGACCAGAGTGGACGGTCTCGAGCAGGCCATGGTGGCCTACGCCTACCTCCCGGTGATCGGGAACGCGCTGTTTCCAGGGGACGGAACCGCGCATCTCGGGCTGGTGCTCACCGTCTTCGACCCGCCGTCCTGCACGAAGGGATACGAGGGCACCCGGCAGCGGCCCGGCTCGGCCACCACCGAGGTACCGCCGAACTCCGACGCCTACTGCGCCGAGCCACCGGGCAGCCCGATCGGGGTGCGGGGTTCGCAGAACGCCCCGTACGGCGGCGCGCCGCGCCCGGCCACGGCGCCGCCCGCCAGCGAGCCGGGCACGGCGCGCCCGGACATCCCCGGCCCGCTCGGCGCGCCCGGCGGGGCGGGCTTCGCCGGCCTCGGCGCCCTGCTCGGGGTGGCCGGCTGA
- a CDS encoding TetR/AcrR family transcriptional regulator: protein MRQRLLDATIDCLVEYGYSGTTTTKVADRAGVTRGAQVHHFPTKTDLVVSAIRHLAAKRTELAFGELERLRSSADPVGDALDLLWEMHQGPVFSATVELWVAARTDPELRRHMSVVEPIATSSLVEFGKALLPDHAEHPEFLHAVYTAMDVVRGILIASWATRDQAELDARWARASKHLRILFDALMSRAGHANPRPG from the coding sequence ATGCGCCAGCGGTTGCTGGACGCCACCATCGACTGCCTGGTCGAGTACGGCTACTCCGGTACCACCACCACGAAGGTGGCCGATCGCGCCGGCGTGACCCGCGGCGCCCAGGTGCATCACTTTCCCACCAAGACCGACCTGGTGGTGTCCGCGATCAGGCATCTCGCCGCCAAGCGCACCGAGCTGGCCTTCGGCGAGCTGGAACGGCTGCGATCCTCGGCCGATCCGGTCGGGGACGCGCTGGACCTGCTGTGGGAGATGCACCAGGGACCGGTGTTCTCCGCGACCGTGGAGCTGTGGGTGGCCGCCAGGACCGACCCGGAGCTGCGCAGGCACATGTCCGTGGTGGAACCGATCGCCACCAGCAGCCTGGTCGAGTTCGGCAAGGCGCTGCTACCCGACCACGCGGAGCATCCGGAGTTCCTGCACGCCGTGTACACCGCCATGGACGTGGTGCGCGGCATCCTGATCGCGAGCTGGGCGACCAGGGACCAGGCCGAGCTGGACGCCCGCTGGGCCCGCGCCAGCAAGCACCTGCGCATCCTCTTCGATGCCCTCATGTCCCGGGCCGGCCACGCCAACCCCCGCCCCGGCTGA
- a CDS encoding response regulator: MIRVIVVDDEPMVCAHLRTILSTAEDIEVVAEAADGAEAVEVVVRYRPQVVLMDLRMPGVDGLAATERIGTLPSPPAVVALTTFDADAYVLRALRAGAAGFLVKSTPPADLISLIRVAADGHTVLSPEAARRLVAASADGRQRSELARRRTSALTEREREVLACLGHGMSNADIAARLHLSEATVKSYVSRMLVKLDCANRTQAGLLAHEAGLAAP, encoded by the coding sequence ATGATCCGGGTGATCGTGGTCGATGACGAGCCGATGGTGTGCGCGCATCTGCGCACCATCCTGTCCACCGCCGAGGACATCGAGGTGGTGGCCGAGGCCGCCGACGGGGCCGAGGCGGTCGAGGTCGTCGTGCGGTACCGGCCCCAGGTCGTGCTGATGGACCTGCGGATGCCCGGGGTGGACGGGCTGGCCGCGACCGAGCGGATCGGCACCCTGCCGAGCCCGCCCGCGGTGGTGGCGCTGACCACCTTCGACGCGGACGCCTACGTGCTGCGTGCGTTGCGCGCGGGCGCGGCCGGTTTCCTGGTAAAGAGCACCCCGCCCGCCGACCTGATCAGCCTGATCCGGGTGGCGGCCGACGGGCACACCGTGCTGTCCCCCGAGGCGGCCCGCAGGCTGGTCGCCGCCTCCGCGGACGGCCGCCAGCGCAGCGAGCTCGCCCGGCGGCGCACCAGCGCGCTCACCGAGCGGGAGCGGGAGGTGCTGGCCTGCCTCGGCCACGGAATGTCCAATGCGGACATCGCCGCCCGGCTGCACCTTTCCGAGGCCACGGTGAAGAGCTACGTGTCCCGGATGCTGGTGAAGCTGGACTGCGCGAACCGCACCCAGGCCGGCCTGCTGGCCCACGAGGCAGGCCTCGCGGCCCCCTGA
- a CDS encoding sensor histidine kinase, whose translation MKRPTTRVLIVVALAFAGFDVVLYLVGPQTTGWAGPAAHLVLNLAVDASLCLLARYPAGVALFATAGALAMLGSDLFSPGLLVPDQPLTLPGMPTATPAIVANLGLLLDRRRAMVLTGVLLVLGSRPWAPSWEVTPAGLLNTALPLAIVLYLDARKQLVRSLRDRAERAEREQHLLAERARAEERRRLAAEMHDVVTHRLSLIVLHAGALGVTTPEDSVRTAAEEIRLAGTQALDELRDLVGVLREGGAEPGQGSRDPGPATGTIDPAVLVAESRAVGVPVDLVTEGDPGALSPTVARTAYRVVQEALTNVRKHAPGAGVRVGLRYGTQGLRIEVTNTASRRPPDPALAGRGSGTGLTGLRQRVELIGGSLTAAPVAGTGGYRLDAILPAYVPTAESKDQDDPGDRGR comes from the coding sequence GTGAAGCGTCCGACCACCCGCGTGCTGATCGTCGTAGCGCTCGCCTTCGCCGGGTTCGACGTCGTGCTGTACCTGGTCGGCCCGCAGACCACCGGCTGGGCGGGCCCGGCCGCGCACCTGGTGCTCAACCTGGCGGTGGACGCCTCGCTGTGCCTGCTCGCGCGGTACCCGGCCGGGGTGGCGCTGTTCGCCACCGCGGGGGCGCTGGCGATGCTCGGCTCCGACCTGTTCTCCCCCGGGCTGCTGGTGCCGGACCAGCCGCTCACCCTGCCCGGTATGCCAACGGCCACCCCGGCGATCGTGGCGAACCTGGGTCTGCTGCTGGACCGGCGGCGGGCCATGGTGCTGACCGGGGTGCTGCTGGTGCTCGGCTCCCGCCCGTGGGCGCCGAGCTGGGAGGTCACCCCCGCCGGGCTGCTCAACACCGCCCTGCCGCTGGCGATCGTGCTGTACCTGGACGCGCGCAAGCAGCTGGTGCGCTCGCTACGGGACCGGGCCGAACGGGCCGAGCGCGAGCAGCACCTGCTGGCCGAGCGGGCGCGGGCAGAGGAGCGGCGCAGGCTGGCCGCGGAGATGCACGATGTGGTGACCCACCGGCTCAGCCTGATCGTGCTGCACGCGGGCGCGCTCGGGGTGACCACCCCCGAGGACTCGGTGCGCACGGCGGCGGAGGAGATCCGGCTGGCCGGCACCCAGGCGCTGGACGAACTGCGGGACCTGGTGGGCGTGCTGCGGGAGGGCGGCGCCGAGCCGGGGCAGGGCAGCAGGGACCCCGGCCCCGCGACCGGCACGATCGATCCGGCCGTGCTGGTGGCCGAGTCCAGGGCCGTGGGTGTCCCGGTGGACCTGGTGACGGAGGGGGATCCCGGTGCGCTGTCCCCCACGGTGGCCCGCACCGCCTACCGGGTGGTGCAGGAGGCGCTGACCAACGTGCGCAAGCACGCGCCGGGCGCCGGGGTACGGGTGGGGCTGCGGTACGGGACGCAGGGCCTGCGGATCGAGGTGACCAACACCGCCTCGCGGCGGCCGCCCGACCCGGCGCTGGCCGGGCGTGGCTCCGGTACCGGCCTTACCGGCCTGCGGCAACGGGTGGAGCTGATCGGCGGATCGCTGACCGCGGCACCGGTGGCCGGGACCGGCGGTTACCGGCTCGATGCGATACTGCCCGCGTACGTGCCTACGGCGGAGAGCAAGGACCAGGATGATCCGGGTGATCGTGGTCGATGA
- a CDS encoding ABC transporter ATP-binding protein — protein sequence MIKADELSKRFGDTQAVDSLSFEVKPGVVTGFLGPNGAGKSTTMRMILGLDRPTGGSVTVHGKSYSDLPAPIQEVGSVLDAKAIQSGLTAHAHLSWMAKAGGVPRRRVDEVLELVGLTAVAGKRAGGFSLGMSQRLGIAGALLGDPRVLLFDEPVNGLDPEGIQWVRTLMQDLAREGRTVFVSSHLMNEMEETADHVLVIGRGTLIAEASIGELTQRSSHAHVRVVSPDATRLNEVLAREGGVVRTGDAGELLVTELDSARIGDLALEHRIGVHELTPVRASLEAAFLELTADAAQFSSTVDPKAAAETARALADEGSR from the coding sequence GTGATCAAGGCAGATGAGTTGTCCAAGAGGTTCGGCGACACCCAGGCCGTGGACTCGTTGTCCTTCGAGGTGAAGCCCGGCGTGGTCACCGGCTTCCTCGGGCCCAACGGCGCGGGCAAGTCGACCACCATGCGGATGATCCTCGGGCTGGACCGGCCGACCGGCGGATCGGTCACCGTGCACGGAAAGTCCTACTCGGACCTTCCGGCGCCGATCCAGGAGGTCGGCTCGGTGCTGGACGCCAAGGCTATCCAGAGTGGACTGACCGCGCACGCGCACCTGAGCTGGATGGCCAAGGCGGGTGGGGTCCCACGACGCCGGGTGGACGAGGTACTGGAACTGGTCGGGCTGACCGCGGTCGCCGGCAAGCGCGCGGGCGGGTTCTCCCTCGGCATGTCGCAGCGGCTCGGCATCGCCGGTGCCCTGCTCGGCGACCCGCGGGTGTTGCTGTTCGACGAGCCGGTCAACGGACTGGACCCGGAGGGCATCCAGTGGGTGCGCACCCTGATGCAGGATCTGGCGCGGGAAGGCCGCACCGTGTTCGTCTCCAGCCACCTGATGAACGAGATGGAGGAGACGGCCGACCACGTGCTGGTGATCGGCCGCGGCACCCTGATCGCGGAGGCCAGCATCGGGGAGCTGACCCAGCGCAGCTCCCATGCACACGTACGGGTGGTGTCCCCGGACGCGACCCGGCTGAACGAGGTGCTGGCCCGCGAGGGCGGGGTGGTGCGCACCGGGGACGCAGGGGAACTGCTGGTGACCGAACTGGACTCCGCCCGCATCGGCGACCTCGCGCTGGAGCACCGGATCGGCGTACACGAGCTGACCCCGGTCCGCGCCAGCCTGGAGGCCGCCTTCCTCGAACTCACCGCGGATGCCGCGCAGTTCAGCTCCACTGTGGACCCCAAGGCCGCGGCCGAGACCGCCCGCGCCCTCGCCGACGAAGGGAGCCGGTGA
- a CDS encoding ABC transporter permease: protein MTGTETVRPAERNRAGYSTPGLPATVAAEWTKLRALRSTWLTLLIAAVAGIGFSALLALAIGSSAGMSEQQRADIDPAGGAVAGLTFAVVLFIVLGVNAAAPEFSSRMIGVTLTVTPRRGRLVAAKGIVLGLLTLVAGALCAVLAFFVGGAVLSGHDVTMPGLGDPEVLGVLGGWIAQLVTFALLGLAVAILLRSAAGAIALLLAVLFLPAMFGAMLPDWMSEGVIRFLPGSIAENLTMAEPDPDSLTYLPPAVAGLLLAAWVVLALAAARGALSARDAR from the coding sequence ATGACCGGAACCGAGACGGTTCGCCCGGCCGAGCGCAACCGCGCCGGGTACTCGACGCCCGGCCTGCCTGCCACGGTCGCCGCCGAGTGGACGAAACTGCGCGCGCTGCGCTCGACTTGGCTCACCCTGCTCATCGCGGCCGTGGCCGGAATCGGCTTCAGCGCCCTGCTGGCGCTGGCGATCGGCAGTAGCGCCGGGATGAGCGAGCAACAGCGTGCCGATATCGACCCGGCGGGCGGCGCGGTCGCCGGACTGACCTTCGCGGTGGTGCTGTTCATCGTGCTCGGCGTGAACGCGGCCGCCCCGGAGTTCAGCAGCCGGATGATCGGGGTGACGCTCACCGTGACCCCGCGGCGCGGCAGGCTGGTCGCCGCCAAGGGGATCGTCCTCGGGCTGCTCACCCTGGTCGCGGGCGCGCTCTGCGCGGTGCTGGCCTTCTTCGTCGGTGGGGCCGTGCTGTCCGGCCACGACGTCACCATGCCGGGGCTCGGCGACCCCGAGGTGCTCGGGGTGCTCGGCGGGTGGATCGCGCAGCTGGTGACCTTCGCCCTGCTCGGCCTGGCCGTGGCGATCCTGCTGCGCAGCGCGGCGGGCGCGATCGCGCTGCTGCTCGCGGTGCTGTTCCTGCCCGCGATGTTCGGCGCGATGCTGCCGGACTGGATGTCCGAGGGCGTCATCCGGTTCCTGCCGGGCAGCATCGCGGAGAACCTGACCATGGCCGAGCCCGACCCGGACTCGCTGACCTACCTGCCGCCAGCGGTCGCCGGGCTGCTGCTCGCCGCCTGGGTGGTGCTGGCGCTGGCGGCGGCCCGGGGTGCGCTCTCCGCGCGGGACGCACGATGA
- a CDS encoding ArnT family glycosyltransferase, producing the protein MREELATPATETPAAPPPLARWPVLAVAGATGLVLLATSARIGYFGDELYFLASGRYHLEWGYADQPWLLPVLALAMDTLAPGSVLVLRLPAMIVTVLGVLLTALIAREFGGGRKAQLLAAGAYAISFQLLASGHLLATSTIDPFLWTLTTWLVVRWVRTRADRLLLCAGLATAVAMQGKFLIVFFWLALGAVVLLTGPRELLRRPALWAGPRSPCWPPCPRWCGRPATTGRTWTCRTWSPSR; encoded by the coding sequence ATGCGCGAGGAACTCGCGACGCCCGCGACCGAGACCCCGGCGGCGCCGCCCCCGCTGGCCAGATGGCCGGTACTGGCCGTGGCCGGCGCGACCGGGCTGGTGCTGCTGGCCACCAGCGCCCGGATCGGCTACTTCGGCGACGAGCTGTACTTCCTGGCCTCGGGCCGGTACCACCTGGAGTGGGGCTACGCCGACCAGCCGTGGCTGCTGCCGGTACTGGCGCTGGCCATGGACACCCTGGCCCCCGGCTCGGTACTGGTGCTACGGCTGCCCGCGATGATCGTCACGGTGCTGGGCGTGCTGCTGACGGCGCTGATCGCCCGCGAGTTCGGCGGCGGCCGGAAGGCACAGCTGCTCGCCGCGGGTGCCTACGCGATCTCCTTCCAGCTGCTGGCCTCGGGGCACCTGCTTGCGACCTCCACCATCGACCCCTTCCTGTGGACGTTGACCACCTGGCTGGTGGTGCGCTGGGTGCGCACCCGCGCCGACCGGCTGCTGCTGTGCGCGGGCCTCGCCACCGCGGTGGCCATGCAGGGCAAGTTCCTGATCGTGTTCTTCTGGCTGGCGCTCGGGGCCGTGGTGCTGCTGACCGGGCCGCGGGAGCTGCTGCGCCGCCCGGCGCTGTGGGCGGGGCCGCGGTCACCGTGCTGGCCACCGTGCCCACGCTGGTGTGGCAGGCCCGCAACGACTGGCCGTACCTGGACATGCAGGACGTGGTCGCCGAGCAGGTGA